The Geothrix oryzae DNA window GCCATGGCCTGGACCCGCGGCCAGCTGGGCCCCGAGGCGCGGGAGTTCCTGTCGAGCCTGCCCCTGCGCTTCGAGGACGAAACCCGCCTCTATGTCCATGCCAGCCCCCAGACCTACCCGCCCTGGATCTACATCCGCGAGGGACGGGATGCCCGGCGCGCCCTGGAAGCCAGCCGCTCCCAAACCGTCTTCTGCGGCCACACCCATCTGCCCGCCCTTCACGGGATCACCGCCACCGGACAACTGGTCTCCTTCGATCCCGTCCCGGGCGTTCCCATCCCCCTGCCCCGCCATCGCCGCTGGCTGACCGTGGTGGGCGCGGTGGGCCAATCGCGGGACGGCAATCCGGCCGCCGCCTATGCCCTGCTGGACACCACCCGGTCCGAGATCACGCATCTGCGCGTGCCCTACGATGTCCAGGCCGCCGCGACCGCCATCCTGGACGCCGGCCTCCCGCCGGCCCTCGCGGCCCGCCTCCTGAAGGGACACTGAACCATGGCGCCCATGCGGATCAGGCCCGGCCTCACCCTGGATGGCTTCCTCATCGGGGAGCGCCTCCATCGGGGCGGCATGGCGGAGCTCTGGACCGCATCCCGGCCCGACCTGGGCTTCCCCTTGCTGGTGAAGCTGCCCGTACTCAGCGAAGGCGTGGATCCCGCCGCCATCGTCGGCTTCGAGATGGAGCGGATGATTCTTCCGCGGCTAGCGGGCCTCCATGTGCCCCGCTTCATCGCCCAAGGCGATGCCGGGCTCCAGCCCTACCTCGTCATGGAGCGGATTCCCGGCCCCTCGCTGCTGCCCAGGCTGGAGCACCTGCCCCTGCCCTGGGAAGAGGTCGCGGCCCTGGGCACCCGCATCGCCGTGGCCCTGGACGACCTCCACCGGCAGCATGTCATCCACCTCGATGTGAAGCCCTCCAACCTGCTCACCCGCCCCACGGGCGACCTGGTGCTGGTGGACTTCGGCCTCTCCCACCACGACGAATTGCCGGACCTGATGGGCGAAGAGTTCCGCCTCCCGTACGGCACCGCGCCCTACATGGCCCCGGAGCAGGTGCTGGGTCTGCGCCGGGATCCCCGGAGCGACCAGTTCGCCCTGGGCGTGCTGATGTATTTCTTCCTGACCGGCGTGCGCCCCTTCGGAGACCCGCAGCGCCTCTCCGGCCTGAAGCGACGGCTGTGGCGCGACCCCGTCCCGCCGCGCCGATTGCGCCCGGACTGCCCCGCCTGGCTGCAGGAGGTCATCCTGCGCTGTCTCGAAGTGCACCCGGCCTGGCGCTATCCCACGGCCGCCCACCTTGCCCTGGCCCTGCAGCACCCCGATCAGATCACCCTGACCGCCCGCTCGGAAAAGCTGAAGCAGGATCCCTTCGCCACGGTCCTCCGGCGCCGCTTCGCGGACCACCAGCTCGCCATCCCCAAGGCCAAGACGCCGGTGCGGCACGACGGAGACGCGCCGATCCTCGCTGTGGCCATCGACCTGTCCCCCGAGGCCGCCCCCATCGCCGAGACGCTCCGCACCATGGTGACCCGCATGCTCCCCGCCCTGCCCGGCGCGCGCGTGGCCTGCCTGAATGTGCTCAAGCAGGGCCGGATCACGCTGGATCAGACCCTGGACGACCAGGGCCGGAACATCCACCTGCAGCGCCTGGCCGAGCTCCGGAGCTGGGCCACGCCACTGGAACTGGAGGACGGCCGCATCAGCTTCCATGTGCTGGAATCGACGGATCCCGCGGCCGCCATCCTGCAGTATGTGAACGCCAACCTCGTCGATCACCTGCTGATCGGCGCCCGCGCCAGCTCCCTGCGGCGCACGCTGCTCGGCAGCGTCTCCAGCCAGGTGGCGGCCCAGGCGCCCTGCACCGTGACGGTGGCCCGCTCCCGCCGTTTGCGGAGAACGGATCCCGGCCCGGAGGCCGAGGAGAAGCCCGATGTCCCCTGGACCGTGGGATGAGGCCTCTTTCCGTACATGACGACGCCCCGGCGGACCGGGGCGTCGTCATGGGTTGGGCAGCAGGCTACTCGCCGTCCTCGGCCTTGGGCTCGGGGAGGGTGTAGTCCACGAACTCGATGAGGGCCATGTCGGCCGCATCGCCGAGGCGGTGGGCCATCTTGAGGATGCGGGTGTAGCCGCCGGGGCGGCTTTCGAAACGCTTGCGGAAGTCGGCGCCGAAAAGCTTCTGGACGGCGTCCTTGCTTCCGAGACGGGCCATCGCCAGACGGCGGTTGGCCACGGAGTCCGTCTTCGCGAGGGTGATGAAGGGCTCC harbors:
- the rplQ gene encoding 50S ribosomal protein L17, producing MRHNVSGKRLGRTTNQRKALMKNLATALIESERIETTLVKAKELRSYVEPFITLAKTDSVANRRLAMARLGSKDAVQKLFGADFRKRFESRPGGYTRILKMAHRLGDAADMALIEFVDYTLPEPKAEDGE
- a CDS encoding metallophosphoesterase family protein, with product MRIALLADIHANRRALEACLVHARSAGADRLVFLGDYVGYGAEPNAVLDLLMAETARGAIAVAGNHDQAVAEERESMVPDAETAMAWTRGQLGPEAREFLSSLPLRFEDETRLYVHASPQTYPPWIYIREGRDARRALEASRSQTVFCGHTHLPALHGITATGQLVSFDPVPGVPIPLPRHRRWLTVVGAVGQSRDGNPAAAYALLDTTRSEITHLRVPYDVQAAATAILDAGLPPALAARLLKGH
- a CDS encoding serine/threonine protein kinase, with protein sequence MAPMRIRPGLTLDGFLIGERLHRGGMAELWTASRPDLGFPLLVKLPVLSEGVDPAAIVGFEMERMILPRLAGLHVPRFIAQGDAGLQPYLVMERIPGPSLLPRLEHLPLPWEEVAALGTRIAVALDDLHRQHVIHLDVKPSNLLTRPTGDLVLVDFGLSHHDELPDLMGEEFRLPYGTAPYMAPEQVLGLRRDPRSDQFALGVLMYFFLTGVRPFGDPQRLSGLKRRLWRDPVPPRRLRPDCPAWLQEVILRCLEVHPAWRYPTAAHLALALQHPDQITLTARSEKLKQDPFATVLRRRFADHQLAIPKAKTPVRHDGDAPILAVAIDLSPEAAPIAETLRTMVTRMLPALPGARVACLNVLKQGRITLDQTLDDQGRNIHLQRLAELRSWATPLELEDGRISFHVLESTDPAAAILQYVNANLVDHLLIGARASSLRRTLLGSVSSQVAAQAPCTVTVARSRRLRRTDPGPEAEEKPDVPWTVG